A genome region from Synchiropus splendidus isolate RoL2022-P1 chromosome 5, RoL_Sspl_1.0, whole genome shotgun sequence includes the following:
- the cebpg gene encoding CCAAT/enhancer-binding protein gamma: protein MSRPSQAKLTTPNQPGVSVIQSQVAAAAPSATAASLQQVPQLIPAHPAAGGGKAAPPSKMKKQQADKDSEEYRQRRERNNLAVKKSRMRSKQKAMDTQQRVNELKEENERLEAKIKLLSKELSVLKDLFLEHAHNLADNVQPPAAAAGASPGPNTTSANGQ, encoded by the coding sequence ATGAGCCGGCCGTCGCAGGCGAAACTCACAACACCGAACCAGCCGGGCGTGAGCGTCATCCAGAGCCAGGTCGCCGCAGCCGCGCCCTCCGCCACCGCCGCCTCTCTGCAGCAGGTGCCCCAGCTCATCCCCGCCCACCCCGCAGCAGGAGGCGGAAAGGCGGCGCCGCCGAGCAagatgaagaagcagcaggcTGATAAAGACAGCGAGGAGTACCGGCAGCGGCGCGAGCGCAACAACCTGGCGGTGAAGAAGAGCCGCATGCGCAGCAAGCAGAAGGCCATGGACACGCAGCAGCGGGTCAAcgagctgaaggaggagaacgAGCGGCTGGAGGCCAAGATCAAGCTGCTGAGCAAGGAACTGAGCGTGCTCAAAGACCTCTTCCTGGAGCACGCACACAACCTGGCCGACAACGTGCAGccgcccgccgccgccgcaggaGCCAGCCCCGGCCCCAATACCACCTCGGCCAATGGCCAGTGA